The Nicotiana tabacum cultivar K326 chromosome 5, ASM71507v2, whole genome shotgun sequence sequence GTGACAATAACAACAAAGCCTTAATCCAAACTAACAAGACAATGCCTTTATCTCTTAGTTACTTATGAGAACTTCTAACTTTTAACTAGAAAATTCAGAAACTCGAAAACTGCTTTCTTACTTCCTACGACGTTCAGACTCTCCAAAACCGTTGCCGCACCTGTGTCGGATCTtccaaaaatacactacttttgAAAGATCTGACACACACCCGGCAACATTTCTGAAGAGTTCGAGCAACATAGTATTTTTCTATATCTAGGTAAGTTATTAGTTTCAACATTTTCATTTTTACCCTTAATAGGTATTTTTTGCATGTTATACACACCTATAATTTAAGGCCATAAGATTCGACAATGTTCATCATATTCTTTACGTAAaataaaacggagggagtaataattaCAGTAGATTGGAAAAGGAATTAAGTTAGTGTAAGGAACTTTTTATACTATTATTGACTTTTAACCTGTGATAGCAGGCAAATTATCATTTTTACTATAATACAAATTAATGAAGGGGAgctttggcgtaactggtaatGTTGTTGTCATGTGATCGGGAGGTCACAAGTTGGAGCCgtgaaacagcctcttgcagaaatgcatagtaaggctgcgtacaatagagcCTTGTAGTTCGTCCCTTCCCCGGACCCGCGCATAGCGGAAGCTTAATGCACCGGATGCCCTTTACTAGAATATAAATTAATGCTTATAAAAAGATTTTACCTAATAAATGACTTTGATTGTATAAATATCTTTTACACCGCCCATGCATAGAACTTAAATTCGAAAAACATatcaacaattacaatacaaggaTGCAGCATAAAgtcaaaaaaagtaaaaaattgctccaaaaaaattaaaaatgtaaGGGTTTAAGGAAATTTACCTGAAAAATAAGCATAATAAGTATAGCTATGACAATGAAGAAGAAAAGTAGCCATGTCCATACATCTCCCATTGTTTCTACCTACTGGCGCACGATAAGAGTGGATTATAACTGGAGATCGTGATCGGAACGCCGGGTGCGTATTGCGCCCCCTGTTAATTCTGAACCGGAGCCGGAATCGTTCCTAGAAGATAGCTGTCAATAGTTTTGTTGATTAATTTTTGAGtacttaattaattaaattaaaagtcAACTCTGTTAATCACATAGTTGCCTGGATTTTTAATTATAGTAAATAACagtattttattatttgctaGGACATCTGCTACATGATTTGCTTCTTTGTAGACGTGGCAGATTTTTGGCTTGCTTAGCTCGTCCAGATAACAAGCCGGTAGACTTGAACCTTGTTCCTACATGACGTGATCGATTCGATCACGCACTCGTCATTTATTTTCATTGTTCAAATCTTTGACAACACGAAACAATAGTTAGACGTTTGAAAATGGGTGTTATAATTTTTTTTAGGAGGGAGCGCTTTATCTCTATTAGTGACTCCATATCGGCGCGAATATGAAATAGTTGGATCAATTAAGTGTGCACAAAAAAAAAGCATAACGCGCATCCTTCTTAACACCTCGCAACGCGTATCCTTCTTAATAAGATAAACACGCTTTCACATCTTTAAGATATGCATTTGACTGATATAAGACAAATAAagaggaaacaacaacaacaataaatctagTGAATTCCCACAAGTAGGATCTGGAAAGGGTGGGATATACGCAACCTTACTCTTATCCTGAACGGGTAGAAAGACTGCTTCAGATAGACCCTCGATACAGTAAAGAGGAAAGGAGCAATAATATGTAGAGTAACAACTCTAATACTCATGTTACTCAAACAATAATTTATAGTAAATGTGAATTTTTCTGAATGTGAATACACATTCATAATAAATGtgaatttttgatatatttacaTTTTTTTGCACAAGTACAGAGATTCCAGTTGAAAGTACATAGAAGAAAACCAGCATCCAGTAAAGCAGAAGAAAATTTTGCAAACCCATTTCGGGacgcttgtttaagtccataaagggACTGATTCAGGCGGCAAACTGAGTTCTCTCCCTGTGGAGAATATCCGTGAGGGAGAGACATGTATACTTCCTTTAATTCAGTTGAACCTGTTGAATCCGTTCTATATTCGCCTCTGACTTAACCAGTTATCCAAAACACTGTATGCAACCAAGGAATTTCCAAAACTTGCTTGttcttcttatcattttattgaTATTCAAAGCAAATAATCCTGGGATAGCAAGAATTGGATTAGAATTTGCCTCCATTGAAGTAATCTCCATTGCTATTTCtgcatttcttgaattatttccATTATTATTACTCTTGCGAAGATAAAAGCTTCTGCTCCCCACATCTCCAATCATATCTGAATTACTCAAGCCTATTTGGAGACataattaaaaacaaataattaaaatactTGAAAGACAAATTTTACCCATGGCAAGTGAATTTTAAAACAATATGTTTAACCAATAATTATCACACTTAATGTGCATACAACTTAGGGTGCTCGGCAGGGGCGGATCCATCGTGCGATTTATGGGTTCACGTGAATCCAGTAGCTTTTGTCAAAACAGTATAGATGTATTCGAAAAATTCACTATATCTATAAATATTTCAATGTGAACCCAGTTACTATTGAAAATTTACTCGAGGTCGTTGCAGGAACCTATAAACATTAAATCCCGAATCCGCCTCTGGTACTTGGTACAATGGAAGTTTCATAGAAAACATTTTCTTGAAAATTATTTGGCTAATACTAAGTGGAATTTTTTTTTACGGAAAAGTATATATTAAAGATTAATAATAGTAAAAAATAGGAGAGAGTTTGATGAAATGTTTTATACTAAAGATTAATAACAACGTTAAGTGTGTTGAAATAAGTGATATTATGTTAAAAGAGTTAAGATAGTTGCAAGGAAAATAACTTTTGATCTGCCCGAACAAGTCAGTATCCCCATTTCaagagaatcttttttataactcaaacactAGAAACGATTTAAAGATGGTAGTCACAACCAGGAGTAGATGTAGACTAGAGGCGTCGGGTTCATCTGAATATAAATTTATgagtaaaaattcattaaaatcgCAACAAATTGTAGGTTTGAACTCATAAgttaaaaataacaacaacaacaaatacaacccagtataatcccacttagtggggtctggggagggtagtgtgtacgcagaccttacccctaccctagggtagagaggctgtttccaaatagacccccggcatccttccctccaagaacttcccacctttgctcttggggagactcgaactcacaacctctcggttggaagtgggggttgcttaccatcagagcaacccctcttgtcataATACAAACTATAATGAATTTAACGTTAAGATTCTTAAAAGTTGAACCGAAAAAATTTAATTCCTGGATCCGACTCTGATCATAACAGATTTCGATAGGAATGGTAATGATAGTTGTCATCTATATACATAGAGatgaaaaaaagttaaaattttagtaGGACTTACTCTCAAGACTGAAGTAAGAAGAGTATAATTTGAATGATGAAGAAGCAATTTCATCAAGATGAGGATTGCGACCTTCTTCTTTATATTTGCTTAGCACAAATCTTATGGTCTCGTCCACACTGGATCCTAACTTAACCATGGTTCGAATTGGTCCAGGAGTGCCCTCAACTGTGACATTAATCACAACTTTGGCATCTTTATTGTACCCCTGCAACAAGTTAAATTTCATAGAATTTAGGAATCACtcagtatatatgtatataaagtCGTAGAAACAGCCTTTTGCAAAAATATGAGATAAGGTTGCATACTAAGATATACATTGTCCGGCCCTTGCCCCGACGGGGGGCTAAGCTACATTCTGGTAAGGATGGTCATTTGACCACCCTTCGTCGGAAAATTATtggtatataggtaaaatattagattttaaagGTATACAACATATATTAAACACCATTTTGCCGGAgatttgttttactttttttatcAAGTTTGAATACTCTTAGAAATATTCCTGACTTCGCCACTGGCTCTGACCCTTACAGAATGACAGTTTAGTGCACCAAACTGTCATCAATTAAATTATACTCTTCTTACTTCAGTCTTGAGAGTAAGTTTTaccaaaatttttaattttttttcttcgcTATG is a genomic window containing:
- the LOC107801105 gene encoding uncharacterized protein At4g22758-like isoform X1, giving the protein MSERRLGQRIPMCERASSSNVRKPSFPPLSYGKNNRTVPRRTSKQNRKRKTIERCKSEPCLWRVNGVGDNDDDRRDVTTSLEVLFRPQTCSDIFFSPDYLNNIPSPQGFQGYNKDAKVVINVTVEGTPGPIRTMVKLGSSVDETIRFVLSKYKEEGRNPHLDEIASSSFKLYSSYFSLESLSNSDMIGDVGSRSFYLRKSNNNGNNSRNAEIAMEITSMEANSNPILAIPGLFALNINKMIRRTSKFWKFLGCIQCFG
- the LOC107801105 gene encoding uncharacterized protein At4g22758-like isoform X2: MVYRKQSLCRVVGYNKDAKVVINVTVEGTPGPIRTMVKLGSSVDETIRFVLSKYKEEGRNPHLDEIASSSFKLYSSYFSLESLSNSDMIGDVGSRSFYLRKSNNNGNNSRNAEIAMEITSMEANSNPILAIPGLFALNINKMIRRTSKFWKFLGCIQCFG